A single genomic interval of Hypanus sabinus isolate sHypSab1 unplaced genomic scaffold, sHypSab1.hap1 scaffold_1849, whole genome shotgun sequence harbors:
- the LOC132387427 gene encoding SPEG neighbor protein-like, translating into MSKTAQTPAKKVAPPPPGCTIDINDPAVQDAAIKIQASFRGHRSRRELREKGPPRILKDLKDVVLIEGSAARLDCRVSAFPDPMIRWFKDGRELKDGPKYRYIFEDPDVVALVVRDGTLSDLGKYTISITNTFGEAYDSAKIIIEVPGKIEKGPDNVKAKVGQTVKLVAHISGEPEPDVGWAKDGEDIEEDE; encoded by the exons ATGTCAAAGACGGCGCAGACCCCTGCCAAGAAGGTGGCACCCCCACCTCCGGGATGCACCATAGACATCAACGACCCTGCGGTGCAGGATGCAGCCATCAAGATCCAGGCTTCATTCCGTGGGCACAG ATCGCGCAGGGAACTGCGGGAGAAGGGCCCACCCCGCATCCTGAAAGACCTGAAGGATGTTGTCCTGATCGAGGGCAGCGCAGCCAGGCTCGACTGCAGGGTCAGCGCCTTCCCGGACCCCATGATCCGCTGGTTCAAGGATGGCCGGGAACTCAAGGACGGGCCCAAGTACCGCTACATTTTTGAGGACCCAGACGTGGTGGCGTTGGTGGTCAGGGACGGGACTCTATCAGACCTGGGCAAATACACCATCTCCATCACCAACACCTTTGGAGAGGCGTACGACTCCGCAAAGATCatcattgaag TTCCAGGGAAGATTGAGAAGGGGCCAGATAACGTTAAAGCAAAGGTCGGGCAGACAGTGAAGCTGGTGGCGCATATCAGCGGGGAGCCGGAGCCTGATGTTGGATGGGCAAAGGACGGGGAGGATAtcgaggaggatgagag